From Pan troglodytes isolate AG18354 chromosome 9, NHGRI_mPanTro3-v2.0_pri, whole genome shotgun sequence, the proteins below share one genomic window:
- the OR10A5 gene encoding olfactory receptor 10A5, whose protein sequence is MAMGNWTEISEFILMSFSSLPTEIQSLLFLTFLTIYLVTLMGNSLIILVTLADPMLHSPMYFFLRNLSFLEIGFNLVIVPKMLGTLLAQDTTISFLGCATQMYFFFFFGVAECFLLATMAYDRYVAICSPLHYAVIMNQRTRAKLAAASWFPGFPVATVQTTWLFSFPFCGTNKVNHFFCDSPPVLKLVCADTALFEIYAIVGTILVVMIPCLLILCSYTRIAAAILKIPSAKGKHKAFSTCSSHLLVVSLFYISSSLTYFRPKSNNSPESKKLLSLSYTVVTPMLNPIIYSLRNSEVKNALSRTFHKVLALRNCIP, encoded by the coding sequence ATGGCTATGGGAAACTGGACAGAAATAAGTGAATTTATCCTCATGAGCTTCTCTTCCCTACCTACTGAAATACAGTCATTGCTCTTCCTGACATTTCTAACCATCTATTTGGTTACTCTGATGGGAAACAGCCTCATCATTCTGGTTACCCTAGCTGACCCCATGCTACACAgccccatgtacttcttcctcaGAAACTTATCTTTCCTGGAGATTGGCTTCAACCTAGTCATTGTGCCCAAAATGCTGGGGACCCTGCTTGCCCAGGACACAACCATCTCCTTCCTTGGCTGTGCCACTCAgatgtatttcttcttcttctttgggGTAGCTGAATGCTTCCTCCTGGCTACCATGGCATATGACCGCTATGTGGCTATCTGCAGTCCCTTGCACTACGCAGTCATCATGAACCAAAGGACACGGGCCAAACTGGCTGCTGCTTCCTGGTTCCCAGGCTTTCCTGTAGCTACTGTGCAGACCACATGGCTCTTCAGTTTTCCATTCTGTGGCACCAACAAGGTGAACCACTTCTTCTGTGACAGCCCGCCTGTGCTGAAGCTGGTCTGTGCAGACACAGCACTGTTTGAGATCTACGCCATCGTCGGAACCATTCTGGTGGTCATGATCCCCTGCTTGCTGATCTTGTGTTCCTATACTCGCATTGCTGCTGCTATCCTCAAGATCCCATCAGCTAAAGGGAAGCATAAAGCCTTCTCTACGTGCTCCTCACACCTCCTTGTTGTCTCTCTTTTCTATATATCTTCTAGCCTCACCTACTTCCGGCCTAAATCAAATAATTCTCCTGAGAGCAAGAAGTTGTTATCATTGTCCTACACTGTTGTGACTCCCATGTTGAACCCCATTATCTATAGCTTGAGAAATAGCGAGGTGAAGAATGCCCTCAGCAGGACCTTCCACAAGGTCCTAGCCCTCAGAAACTGTATCCCATAG
- the LOC101058770 gene encoding olfactory receptor 10A2: protein MATGNWTRISEFILMSFSSLPPEIQSLLFLTFLTIYLVTLMGNCLIILVTLADPMLHSPMYFFLRNLSFLEIGFNLVIVPKMLGTLLAQDTTISFLGCATQMYFFFFFGVAECFLLATVAYDRYVAICSPLHYPVIMNQRTRAKLAAASWFPGFPVATVQTTWLFSFPFCRTNKVNHFFCDSPPVLRLVCADTALFEIYAIVGTILVVMIPCLLILCSYTRIAAAILKIPSAKGKNKAFSTRSSHLLVVSLFYISLSLTYFRPKSNNSPEGKKLLSLSYTVMTPMLNPIIYSLRNNEVKNALSRTVSKALALRNCIP, encoded by the coding sequence ATGGCTACAGGAAACTGGACAAGAATAAGTGAGTTTATCCTCATGAGCTTCTCTTCCCTGCCTCCTGAAATACAGTCATTACTCTTTCTGACATTTCTAACCATCTACCTGGTCACCCTGATGGGAAACTGCCTCATCATTCTGGTTACCCTAGCTGACCCCATGCTACACAgccccatgtacttcttcctcaGAAACTTATCTTTCCTGGAGATTGGCTTCAACCTAGTCATTGTGCCCAAAATGCTGGGGACCCTGCTTGCCCAGGACACAACCATCTCCTTCCTTGGCTGTGCCACTCAgatgtatttcttcttcttctttggagTTGCTGAATGCTTCCTCCTGGCTACCGTGGCATATGACCGCTATGTGGCCATCTGCAGTCCCTTGCACTACCCAGTCATCATGAACCAAAGGACACGGGCCAAACTGGCTGCTGCCTCCTGGTTCCCAGGCTTTCCTGTAGCTACTGTGCAGACCACATGGCTCTTCAGTTTTCCATTCTGTCGCACCAACAAGGTGAACCACTTCTTCTGTGACAGCCCACCTGTGCTGAGGCTGGTCTGTGCAGACACAGCACTGTTTGAGATCTACGCCATCGTCGGAACCATTCTGGTGGTCATGATCCCCTGCTTGCTGATCTTGTGTTCCTATACTCGCATTGCTGCTGCCATCCTCAAGATCCCATCAGCTAAAGGGAAGAATAAAGCCTTTTCTACACGTTCCTCACACCTCCTTGTTGTCTCTCTTTTCTATATATCATTAAGCCTCACATATTTTCGGCCTAAATCAAATAATTCTCCTGAGGGCAAGAAGCTGCTATCGTTGTCCTACACTGTTATGACTCCCATGTTGAACCCCATTATCTACAGCCTGAGAAATAATGAGGTGAAGAATGCCCTCAGCAGGACGGTCTCTAAGGCCCTAGCCCTCAGAAACTGTATCCCATAG